Within Deltaproteobacteria bacterium, the genomic segment GGGATTCGCGCCTGCATCCATCGGCGTCGAGGACCCGAACGTCCCTGATCACGAAGGAACCGTATCCAGCCCCCACACCCATCTCCCCCATGCGCATGACCGCTGCGACGAAATACGGAAATGCATCCACGGCCCTATGCCCCATGAGCGTCATACCGAAGGAAAACGTCTCCCCTGGCTGGATGATGCCACCAGGGATCGACTCTGGGGCAAGGACAAATGGATGCGGGGCCTTTGGATATCTCCTCAACATCGCCGAATCCTGGGGCACCGGGGTCTCGAACACATGGGAATAGATGCAGGAATTCTTCAGGATGCAGTCCTCGCAGCGAACAGAATGGACCATGCAGGCGGTCCTGCGGAGGGCCCGGCCAAAGACACCCCGCAGGGCGCTTCCCGGGTAGTCGGGAAGGCGGATCGGATCCAGGGCCTCGAGGAGAAACGAGAGGCGAAGGCAGATAAGGCCAGAAAGCTCCTGTGCCCAAAGATCAGCCTGATCCTTTGAGCCGGTCTGCAGTTGGAGGGAAGCAGTGGTCATTCCCAGCACCTTTCCCGCGGAAGCTGGGGTGGGTCGGGCCTGAGCCCGATCTGTTCGGCCTCTTTCCTGAACATGGGCATGAACTCCTCCTCCATCCAGCCTGAAAACTCCAGCCAGTCCGATTCAGA encodes:
- the cas6 gene encoding CRISPR system precrRNA processing endoribonuclease RAMP protein Cas6, whose translation is MTTASLQLQTGSKDQADLWAQELSGLICLRLSFLLEALDPIRLPDYPGSALRGVFGRALRRTACMVHSVRCEDCILKNSCIYSHVFETPVPQDSAMLRRYPKAPHPFVLAPESIPGGIIQPGETFSFGMTLMGHRAVDAFPYFVAAVMRMGEMGVGAGYGSFVIRDVRVLDADGCRRESLWDGKDLERPETILGLEALQHYAARLPHERMKIRFITPFRFRYQENLCDRPEFHILVRTLLRRISSLYYFHMGRHPDLPYADLIRLAEDVRISECDMKWHDWQRWSTRQKRPIPMGGIVGSATYEGELAPFLLPLALGTWVHVGKGTSMGLGKIEAA